Proteins from a single region of Tachysurus vachellii isolate PV-2020 chromosome 15, HZAU_Pvac_v1, whole genome shotgun sequence:
- the mfrp gene encoding membrane frizzled-related protein isoform X4, with the protein MADPETSINNSDLYKNVFCNPAFEPDNEHDEINEVFKVAISSEPINRPTTRDGSMFGLCVVCVRRHWCSWGTLVFSAAALLLAVLGLTLTLVLIHMNGDLAEGRVLSLNSWSENTVQQSPIPNSTIPFPEYSSPMPHLEKESIPYTKCGEILTELEGTISSPNHPGPYPPNSMCVWVIRMSPEYLVQIYISSLAIEGPAPCLFDWLELREEGQHTTTVTRFCGNVDPPTVNTNSSTVWVSFQSDSNIAGDGFSVRYQAILPWQKSCTSEEFMCDSGRCLLPVSVCDSQLNCQDQTDEANCSSKHNDCGGEKTGPSGSLSSPNHPNPYPHQQHCTWLISAEKGQVIQLSFHNFSLETQDNCAFDYVEVHDSSNTADSNILSRYCGSDLPPDLTSTGPMMSVVFVADEGVADIGFYASYRVISLSENGCSPEHFACGTGECLHRDWLCDGWNDCADGSDEQNCSDSTYPPFSGDVPRSEL; encoded by the exons ATGGCAGACCCTGAAACATCCATCAATAACTCAGATTTGTATAag AATGTATTTTGCAATCCAGCATTTGAGCCAGACAATGAGCACGATGAAATCAATGAAGTATTTAAGGTTGCCATATCCTCAGAACCAATCAACAGGCCTACAACTC GAGATGGCAGCatgtttggtctgtgtgtggtgtgtgtgaggagacacTGGTGTAGCTGGGGAACACTGGTGTTTTCAGCAGCTGCGCTATTGTTGGCTGTCTTGGGACTCACTCTAACGCTTGTTCTCATAC ATATGAATGGAGACCTTGCTGAAGGAAGAGTGCTGTCTCTAAACTCCTGGAGTGAAAACACTGTTCAGCAAAGTCCTATCCCAAATTCCACTATTCCTTTTCCTGAATATAGCTCACCTATGCCACATCTTGAAAAAGAGTCGATCCCATATACAA AATGTGGAGAGATTCTGACTGAATTAGAGGGAACAATCAGCTCCCCCAACCACCCAGGCCCATACCCTCCTAACTCCATGTGTGTATGGGTGATCAGAATGTCTCCCGAATATCTGGTCCAGATCTACATCTCCTCCCTGGCCATTGAGGGGCCAGCACCATGCCTTTTTGATTGGCTGGAGCTTAGAGAAGAAGGACAGCACACCACCACAGTCACCAG GTTCTGTGGTAATGTGGATCCACCCACTGTGAACACTAACAGCAGTACTGTCTGGGTTTCATTCCAATCTGATAGTAATATTGCAGGTGATGGCTTCAGTGTACGATATCAGGCAATTCTACCATGGCAAA AAAGCTGCACTTCAGAGGAGTTTATGTGTGATAGTGGCCGTTGCCTGTTgcctgtgtctgtatgtgacaGCCAGCTAAACTGTCAGGACCAGACAGATGAGGCCAActgcagcagcaaacacaatg ACTGTGGTGGTGAAAAGACAGGTCCAAGTGGTTCACTGTCCAGTCCAAATCACCCAAACCCATATCCTCACCAGCAG CACTGTACGTGGCTTATATCTGCAGAGAAAGGCCAAGTTATCCAACTGAGTTTCCACAACTTCAGCTTGGAGACTCAAGATAACTGTGCATTTGACTATGTTGAGGTTCATGACAGCAGCAACACGGCAGACAGTAATATCCTAAGCAG ATACTGTGGCTCAGACCTCCCTCCTGACCTTACCTCCACTGGGCCCATGATGAGTGTGGTGTTTGTAGCTGATGAAGGTGTGGCTGACATCGGCTTTTATGCCTCATATCgggtcatctctctctcagaga ATGGCTGTAGTCCAGAGCACTTTGCTTGCGGCACGGGGGAATGTCTGCATCGTGactggctctgtgatggctggAATGACTGTGCAGATGGTTCAGATGAGCAAAACTGCAGCGACTCCACCTATCCCCCTTTCA GTGGAGATGTGCCAAGGTCTGAGCTATAA
- the si:ch1073-280e3.1 gene encoding complement factor B codes for MFRFIMHFITACLLSFALCVFIGKVHAEDNYEDYQDYNEQTCSMTESIIGGTVQYSKNGFVKSEVTYFCKDGFKPYPIPKKICKPTGKWEPDISRVVCEEEIDYDDIEEPQKNCSVAEIIKGGEVSYSNEGLEGSVLTYHCNIGYYAYPVSTRVCNPRGDWSVMMLPNGKTVSTATCKDILCPAQLQLDNGQFWPKKQWFKIGEAQEFSCREGLTLSGSAKRNCTEWGHWTGNLPVCIDQTDGCKDPGIPPGAIRSGERFEIGDQVKYRCQSGMDLLGPEVRVCLDSKEWSGPEPRCQAPYVFDLPASVAQAMDGSLSAVMDVSFPELEKKRPNFGRTLKVADGRLNIFILIDTSGSIKNDQFQKAKEATASLIRKLSSYDVEMKFDIISYASEPKDIIRVLDPFSDNADAVLRKLELFTQTKHGEKTGTNLYKALECVHKRLSFLKANNKTRFSETQNVILIETDGYSNMGGDPRHVLGLIRELMGYKSSSFLDNSHEELLDIYVFGIGENVKVTELKRLASSKIRERHLFVLKNYERLGEVFNRMINDSTVTKCGVAQELVSPRINDDADYDNMPPQPAYTRPWHVSIGWLGKPCQGSILTKDWVITSAHCLMRLNDGVTEWANAMDVKITHGDGIVNALLLIPHPDFNVTKLKDKNVNEFYDYDVALIKVLKSIKLSSKARPVCLPCTKASNRALKMSSDSTCKKHESALLDLKQTQAYFISQAKTRKPTHIQTGEKRDDCLKQYRPKLASNNQVSLTDVITDRFLCTGGSEKFKDYITCKGDSGGSLFLRKGMRYFQVGVVSWGTKNVCDLSTSKVPDPPVDARDFHISVFSIMPWLKEQLGRDLEFIPN; via the exons ATGTTCAGGTTCATAATGCACTTCATCACTGCTTGTCTGTTAAGTTTTGCTCTTTGTGTTTTCATTGGTAAAG TTCATGCAGAAGACAACTATGAAGATTACCAAGACTATAATGAGCAAACGTGTAGTATGACAGAGTCCATTATTGGAGGTACGGTACAATACTCCAAGAATGGTTTTGTGAAAAGTGAGGTAACCTACTTCTGCAAAGATGGATTTAAACCTTACCCAATcccaaaaaaaatctgcaaaccTACAGGAAAATGGGAGCCAGACATATCCAGGGTGGTATGTGAAG AGGAAATAGATTATGATGATATTGAAGAGCCCCAAAAGAACTGCTCTGTGGCAGAGATTATAAAGGGAGGCGAAGTTTCCTACTCCAATGAAGGCTTAGAAGGCAGTGTGCTGACATACCACTGTAATATTGGATACTACGCTTATCCAGTCAGCACCAGAGTTTGCAACCCCAGAGGGGATTGGTCAGTCATGATGCTGCCTAATGGCAAGACAGTGTCTACTGCCACATGCAAAG ACATTCTTTGCCCAGCACAGCTTCAGCTGGATAATGGCCAGTTTTGGCCCAAGAAACAGTGGTTTAAGATTGGAGAAGCGCAGGAATTCTCATGCAGGGAGGGTTTGACCTTGTCAGGTTCAGCCAAGCGGAACTGCACTGAATGGGGACACTGGACTGGTAACCTTCCAGTGTGTATTGATCAAA CTGATGGCTGTAAAGATCCAGGGATTCCGCCTGGAGCTATACGGTCTGGAGAGCGATTTGAGATCGGTGACCAAGTGAAGTATCGCTGCCAGTCAGGCATGGATCTACTGGGGCCTGAAGTAAGAGTGTGTCTGGATTCAAAAGAATGGAGTGGACCAGAGCCACGCTGCCAGG CCCCTTATGTTTTTGATTTACCTGCAAGTGTGGCTCAAGCCATGGATGGTTCTCTATCTGCTGTAATGGATGTTTCGTTCCCTGAGTTAGAAAAGAAAC GGCCAAACTTTGGGAGAACCTTGAAAGTAGCAGATGGCCGACtcaacatttttattctaatagACACATCAGGAAGCATTAAGAATGATCAGTTTCAGAAGGCAAAGGAGGCCACTGCTAGCCTAATACGCAAG tTGAGTAGCTATGATGTTGAAATGAAGTTTGATATCATTTCCTATGCCAGTGAGCCCAAAGATATTATAAGAGTTTTGGATCCCTTTAGTGACAACGCAGATGCGGTCTTGAGGAAATTGGAATTGTTCACTCAGACAA AACATGGGGAAAAGACTGGTACCAATCTTTATAAAGCCCTCGAATGTGTGCATAAAAGACTTTCCTTCCtcaaagcaaataataaaactcgGTTCAGCGAGACTCAGAATGTCATTCTCATTGAGACAGATG GCTACTCCAACATGGGAGGTGACCCACGACATGTTCTGGGGTTGATTCGTGAACTCATGGGCTACAAAAGCAGTAGTTTTCTAGATAACTCACACGAGGAGCTTCTTG ATATCTACGTGTTTGGAATTGGGGAAAATGTTAAGGTGACTGAGCTGAAAAGATTAGCTTCCAGTAAAATCAGAGAGAGGCATTTGTTTGTCCTTAAAAATTATGAGCGTCTTGGGGAGGTGTTCAATAGGATGATCA ATGATTCCACTGTAACCAAATGTGGAGTGGCTCAAGAGCTGGTTTCTCCAAGAATCAATGATGATGCTGATTATGATAATATGCCTCCTCAGCCTGCTTATACCAGGCCTTGGCATGTTTCTATTGGTTGG CTAGGAAAGCCATGCCAGGGCTCCATTTTGACTAAGGACTGGGTGATCACATCTGCACACTGTCTGATGAGACTGAATGATGGTGTTACTGAATGGGCGAATGCCATGGATGTGAAGATTACACACG GTGACGGAATTGTAAATGCCTTATTGCTAATCCCTCATCCAGATTTCAACGTCACAAAACTTAAGGACAAGAACGTCAACGAGTTTTATGACTATGATGTTGCACTTATTAAAGTCCTCAAGAGCATTAAACTGTCCTCTAAAGCaag GCCTGTTTGTTTGCCGTGTACAAAAGCTTCAAATCGAGCTCTAAAGATGAGTTCTGACTCTACTTGCAAGAAACATG AAAGTGCACTGCTTGATCTGAAGCAGACTCAAGCCTACTTTATCAGTCAGGCGAAAACACGAAAACCGACCCACATCCAGACTGGAGAAAAG AGAGATGACTGCCTTAAGCAGTACAGACCAAAACTGGCTTCAAACAACCAGGTGTCTCTGACTGATGTGATCACAGACAGGTTTCTGTGTACCGGAGGATCCGAGAAATTCAAAGATTACATCACCTGCaaag GAGACTCCGGAGGTTCACTCTTCCTTCGTAAAGGAATGCGTTATTTCCAG GTGGGAGTCGTGAGTTGGGGCACTAAAAATGTGTGCGATTTGTCGACCTCGAAAGTTCCTGACCCTCCTGTGGATGCCCGTGATTTCCACATCAGCGTGTTCTCCATTATGCCTTGGCTTAAAGAGCAGTTGGGCCGAGATCTGGAATTCATACCAAACTGA
- the mfrp gene encoding membrane frizzled-related protein isoform X1, whose amino-acid sequence MADPETSINNSDLYKNVFCNPAFEPDNEHDEINEVFKVAISSEPINRPTTRDGSMFGLCVVCVRRHWCSWGTLVFSAAALLLAVLGLTLTLVLIHMNGDLAEGRVLSLNSWSENTVQQSPIPNSTIPFPEYSSPMPHLEKESIPYTKCGEILTELEGTISSPNHPGPYPPNSMCVWVIRMSPEYLVQIYISSLAIEGPAPCLFDWLELREEGQHTTTVTRFCGNVDPPTVNTNSSTVWVSFQSDSNIAGDGFSVRYQAILPWQKSCTSEEFMCDSGRCLLPVSVCDSQLNCQDQTDEANCSSKHNDCGGEKTGPSGSLSSPNHPNPYPHQQHCTWLISAEKGQVIQLSFHNFSLETQDNCAFDYVEVHDSSNTADSNILSRYCGSDLPPDLTSTGPMMSVVFVADEGVADIGFYASYRVISLSENGCSPEHFACGTGECLHRDWLCDGWNDCADGSDEQNCSDSTYPPFISSCEPIQVEMCQGLSYNLTSFPNVWLSIGDQTEAAYVLRQYTVLMELDCFKPLQQLVCALFVPQCSVQAGVLQPCSSVCSAAEQQCARDLALFNLNWPFNCHLLPDSQNPKQCSVP is encoded by the exons ATGGCAGACCCTGAAACATCCATCAATAACTCAGATTTGTATAag AATGTATTTTGCAATCCAGCATTTGAGCCAGACAATGAGCACGATGAAATCAATGAAGTATTTAAGGTTGCCATATCCTCAGAACCAATCAACAGGCCTACAACTC GAGATGGCAGCatgtttggtctgtgtgtggtgtgtgtgaggagacacTGGTGTAGCTGGGGAACACTGGTGTTTTCAGCAGCTGCGCTATTGTTGGCTGTCTTGGGACTCACTCTAACGCTTGTTCTCATAC ATATGAATGGAGACCTTGCTGAAGGAAGAGTGCTGTCTCTAAACTCCTGGAGTGAAAACACTGTTCAGCAAAGTCCTATCCCAAATTCCACTATTCCTTTTCCTGAATATAGCTCACCTATGCCACATCTTGAAAAAGAGTCGATCCCATATACAA AATGTGGAGAGATTCTGACTGAATTAGAGGGAACAATCAGCTCCCCCAACCACCCAGGCCCATACCCTCCTAACTCCATGTGTGTATGGGTGATCAGAATGTCTCCCGAATATCTGGTCCAGATCTACATCTCCTCCCTGGCCATTGAGGGGCCAGCACCATGCCTTTTTGATTGGCTGGAGCTTAGAGAAGAAGGACAGCACACCACCACAGTCACCAG GTTCTGTGGTAATGTGGATCCACCCACTGTGAACACTAACAGCAGTACTGTCTGGGTTTCATTCCAATCTGATAGTAATATTGCAGGTGATGGCTTCAGTGTACGATATCAGGCAATTCTACCATGGCAAA AAAGCTGCACTTCAGAGGAGTTTATGTGTGATAGTGGCCGTTGCCTGTTgcctgtgtctgtatgtgacaGCCAGCTAAACTGTCAGGACCAGACAGATGAGGCCAActgcagcagcaaacacaatg ACTGTGGTGGTGAAAAGACAGGTCCAAGTGGTTCACTGTCCAGTCCAAATCACCCAAACCCATATCCTCACCAGCAG CACTGTACGTGGCTTATATCTGCAGAGAAAGGCCAAGTTATCCAACTGAGTTTCCACAACTTCAGCTTGGAGACTCAAGATAACTGTGCATTTGACTATGTTGAGGTTCATGACAGCAGCAACACGGCAGACAGTAATATCCTAAGCAG ATACTGTGGCTCAGACCTCCCTCCTGACCTTACCTCCACTGGGCCCATGATGAGTGTGGTGTTTGTAGCTGATGAAGGTGTGGCTGACATCGGCTTTTATGCCTCATATCgggtcatctctctctcagaga ATGGCTGTAGTCCAGAGCACTTTGCTTGCGGCACGGGGGAATGTCTGCATCGTGactggctctgtgatggctggAATGACTGTGCAGATGGTTCAGATGAGCAAAACTGCAGCGACTCCACCTATCCCCCTTTCA TTTCATCATGTGAACCCATTCAGGTGGAGATGTGCCAAGGTCTGAGCTATAATCTCACATCCTTCCCCAATGTATGGCTCTCCATTGGTGATCAGACAGAGGCTGCTTATGTGCTTCGTCAGTACACT GTGCTGATGGAGTTGGACTGTTTTAAGCCCCTGCAGCAGCTGGTGTGTGCGCTATTTGTGCCGCAGTGCAGTGTGCAGGCTGGTGTGCTGCAGCCGTGCAGCTCCGTGTGTTCAGCGGCAGAGCAGCAGTGTGCGAGGGATCTGGCACTCTTTAATCTTAACTGGCCCTTTAACTGTCACTTGCTGCCTGACTCACAGAACCCCAAGCAGTGTTCTGTGCCATAG
- the mfrp gene encoding membrane frizzled-related protein isoform X2 — MADPETSINNSDLYKNVFCNPAFEPDNEHDEINEVFKVAISSEPINRPTTHMNGDLAEGRVLSLNSWSENTVQQSPIPNSTIPFPEYSSPMPHLEKESIPYTKCGEILTELEGTISSPNHPGPYPPNSMCVWVIRMSPEYLVQIYISSLAIEGPAPCLFDWLELREEGQHTTTVTRFCGNVDPPTVNTNSSTVWVSFQSDSNIAGDGFSVRYQAILPWQKSCTSEEFMCDSGRCLLPVSVCDSQLNCQDQTDEANCSSKHNDCGGEKTGPSGSLSSPNHPNPYPHQQHCTWLISAEKGQVIQLSFHNFSLETQDNCAFDYVEVHDSSNTADSNILSRYCGSDLPPDLTSTGPMMSVVFVADEGVADIGFYASYRVISLSENGCSPEHFACGTGECLHRDWLCDGWNDCADGSDEQNCSDSTYPPFISSCEPIQVEMCQGLSYNLTSFPNVWLSIGDQTEAAYVLRQYTVLMELDCFKPLQQLVCALFVPQCSVQAGVLQPCSSVCSAAEQQCARDLALFNLNWPFNCHLLPDSQNPKQCSVP, encoded by the exons ATGGCAGACCCTGAAACATCCATCAATAACTCAGATTTGTATAag AATGTATTTTGCAATCCAGCATTTGAGCCAGACAATGAGCACGATGAAATCAATGAAGTATTTAAGGTTGCCATATCCTCAGAACCAATCAACAGGCCTACAACTC ATATGAATGGAGACCTTGCTGAAGGAAGAGTGCTGTCTCTAAACTCCTGGAGTGAAAACACTGTTCAGCAAAGTCCTATCCCAAATTCCACTATTCCTTTTCCTGAATATAGCTCACCTATGCCACATCTTGAAAAAGAGTCGATCCCATATACAA AATGTGGAGAGATTCTGACTGAATTAGAGGGAACAATCAGCTCCCCCAACCACCCAGGCCCATACCCTCCTAACTCCATGTGTGTATGGGTGATCAGAATGTCTCCCGAATATCTGGTCCAGATCTACATCTCCTCCCTGGCCATTGAGGGGCCAGCACCATGCCTTTTTGATTGGCTGGAGCTTAGAGAAGAAGGACAGCACACCACCACAGTCACCAG GTTCTGTGGTAATGTGGATCCACCCACTGTGAACACTAACAGCAGTACTGTCTGGGTTTCATTCCAATCTGATAGTAATATTGCAGGTGATGGCTTCAGTGTACGATATCAGGCAATTCTACCATGGCAAA AAAGCTGCACTTCAGAGGAGTTTATGTGTGATAGTGGCCGTTGCCTGTTgcctgtgtctgtatgtgacaGCCAGCTAAACTGTCAGGACCAGACAGATGAGGCCAActgcagcagcaaacacaatg ACTGTGGTGGTGAAAAGACAGGTCCAAGTGGTTCACTGTCCAGTCCAAATCACCCAAACCCATATCCTCACCAGCAG CACTGTACGTGGCTTATATCTGCAGAGAAAGGCCAAGTTATCCAACTGAGTTTCCACAACTTCAGCTTGGAGACTCAAGATAACTGTGCATTTGACTATGTTGAGGTTCATGACAGCAGCAACACGGCAGACAGTAATATCCTAAGCAG ATACTGTGGCTCAGACCTCCCTCCTGACCTTACCTCCACTGGGCCCATGATGAGTGTGGTGTTTGTAGCTGATGAAGGTGTGGCTGACATCGGCTTTTATGCCTCATATCgggtcatctctctctcagaga ATGGCTGTAGTCCAGAGCACTTTGCTTGCGGCACGGGGGAATGTCTGCATCGTGactggctctgtgatggctggAATGACTGTGCAGATGGTTCAGATGAGCAAAACTGCAGCGACTCCACCTATCCCCCTTTCA TTTCATCATGTGAACCCATTCAGGTGGAGATGTGCCAAGGTCTGAGCTATAATCTCACATCCTTCCCCAATGTATGGCTCTCCATTGGTGATCAGACAGAGGCTGCTTATGTGCTTCGTCAGTACACT GTGCTGATGGAGTTGGACTGTTTTAAGCCCCTGCAGCAGCTGGTGTGTGCGCTATTTGTGCCGCAGTGCAGTGTGCAGGCTGGTGTGCTGCAGCCGTGCAGCTCCGTGTGTTCAGCGGCAGAGCAGCAGTGTGCGAGGGATCTGGCACTCTTTAATCTTAACTGGCCCTTTAACTGTCACTTGCTGCCTGACTCACAGAACCCCAAGCAGTGTTCTGTGCCATAG
- the mfrp gene encoding membrane frizzled-related protein isoform X3, translating into MADPETSINNSDLYKNVFCNPAFEPDNEHDEINEVFKVAISSEPINRPTTQCGEILTELEGTISSPNHPGPYPPNSMCVWVIRMSPEYLVQIYISSLAIEGPAPCLFDWLELREEGQHTTTVTRFCGNVDPPTVNTNSSTVWVSFQSDSNIAGDGFSVRYQAILPWQKSCTSEEFMCDSGRCLLPVSVCDSQLNCQDQTDEANCSSKHNDCGGEKTGPSGSLSSPNHPNPYPHQQHCTWLISAEKGQVIQLSFHNFSLETQDNCAFDYVEVHDSSNTADSNILSRYCGSDLPPDLTSTGPMMSVVFVADEGVADIGFYASYRVISLSENGCSPEHFACGTGECLHRDWLCDGWNDCADGSDEQNCSDSTYPPFISSCEPIQVEMCQGLSYNLTSFPNVWLSIGDQTEAAYVLRQYTVLMELDCFKPLQQLVCALFVPQCSVQAGVLQPCSSVCSAAEQQCARDLALFNLNWPFNCHLLPDSQNPKQCSVP; encoded by the exons ATGGCAGACCCTGAAACATCCATCAATAACTCAGATTTGTATAag AATGTATTTTGCAATCCAGCATTTGAGCCAGACAATGAGCACGATGAAATCAATGAAGTATTTAAGGTTGCCATATCCTCAGAACCAATCAACAGGCCTACAACTC AATGTGGAGAGATTCTGACTGAATTAGAGGGAACAATCAGCTCCCCCAACCACCCAGGCCCATACCCTCCTAACTCCATGTGTGTATGGGTGATCAGAATGTCTCCCGAATATCTGGTCCAGATCTACATCTCCTCCCTGGCCATTGAGGGGCCAGCACCATGCCTTTTTGATTGGCTGGAGCTTAGAGAAGAAGGACAGCACACCACCACAGTCACCAG GTTCTGTGGTAATGTGGATCCACCCACTGTGAACACTAACAGCAGTACTGTCTGGGTTTCATTCCAATCTGATAGTAATATTGCAGGTGATGGCTTCAGTGTACGATATCAGGCAATTCTACCATGGCAAA AAAGCTGCACTTCAGAGGAGTTTATGTGTGATAGTGGCCGTTGCCTGTTgcctgtgtctgtatgtgacaGCCAGCTAAACTGTCAGGACCAGACAGATGAGGCCAActgcagcagcaaacacaatg ACTGTGGTGGTGAAAAGACAGGTCCAAGTGGTTCACTGTCCAGTCCAAATCACCCAAACCCATATCCTCACCAGCAG CACTGTACGTGGCTTATATCTGCAGAGAAAGGCCAAGTTATCCAACTGAGTTTCCACAACTTCAGCTTGGAGACTCAAGATAACTGTGCATTTGACTATGTTGAGGTTCATGACAGCAGCAACACGGCAGACAGTAATATCCTAAGCAG ATACTGTGGCTCAGACCTCCCTCCTGACCTTACCTCCACTGGGCCCATGATGAGTGTGGTGTTTGTAGCTGATGAAGGTGTGGCTGACATCGGCTTTTATGCCTCATATCgggtcatctctctctcagaga ATGGCTGTAGTCCAGAGCACTTTGCTTGCGGCACGGGGGAATGTCTGCATCGTGactggctctgtgatggctggAATGACTGTGCAGATGGTTCAGATGAGCAAAACTGCAGCGACTCCACCTATCCCCCTTTCA TTTCATCATGTGAACCCATTCAGGTGGAGATGTGCCAAGGTCTGAGCTATAATCTCACATCCTTCCCCAATGTATGGCTCTCCATTGGTGATCAGACAGAGGCTGCTTATGTGCTTCGTCAGTACACT GTGCTGATGGAGTTGGACTGTTTTAAGCCCCTGCAGCAGCTGGTGTGTGCGCTATTTGTGCCGCAGTGCAGTGTGCAGGCTGGTGTGCTGCAGCCGTGCAGCTCCGTGTGTTCAGCGGCAGAGCAGCAGTGTGCGAGGGATCTGGCACTCTTTAATCTTAACTGGCCCTTTAACTGTCACTTGCTGCCTGACTCACAGAACCCCAAGCAGTGTTCTGTGCCATAG